The following proteins come from a genomic window of Macadamia integrifolia cultivar HAES 741 chromosome 14, SCU_Mint_v3, whole genome shotgun sequence:
- the LOC122061396 gene encoding protein LNK4-like isoform X3 yields the protein MDGYVGVESDNFSVSKRQKSSLRFPSSPDYFLHWGVANSEDFESPNEYCIGAANLTSEELKVEVETSIRGESSTESSWCEEFPFVDCRQMNPEASLDRTKHLGDQPDYQLDGIGGIDQTDDIFLRSLFEETPPGMENPYRSICMYLVSDSSAMTSENLLTEMIVDSQSISVDTSDTNSPKDLDSNTHYFPSSAAWDREENTPNFMPVNSEKMEDCSMKKEPAVLGLIHAELNSPCKGEINLNAGRSLEESVLQELEVAMAQLTKSTRICFRDSFYRLAKSSEQPHAVSQTQSGENSIEKHSMSPVPHRTSRFQKVNGTDYQTNTIDRTIEKLMYDKLDCDTTDLSSDASVDLSKETVMMEASTSYCFNWTLISPSPRCSVLPQDAYTSTFGGENKTMIDFY from the exons ATGGATGGCTATGTTGGAGTAGAATCTGataatttttctgtttcaaaacGTCAAAAATCATCACTTAGATTTCCATCATCACCGGACTATTTTTTGCATTGGGGAGTTGCAAATTCAGAAGATTTTGAGTCCCCGAATGAGTACTGCATTGGTGCAGCAAATTTGACAAGCGAAGAACTTAAAGTTGAGGTTGAAACCTCCATTCGTGGAGAGTCATCCACTGAGTCAAGTTGGTGTGAAGAGTTTCCCTTTGTTGATTGCAGACAAATGAATCCAGAAGCTTCTCTAGACAGGACCAAACATTTAGGCGATCAGCCAGATTACCAGCTTGATGGAATTGGCGGGATAGATCAGACAGATGACATTTTCTT AAGATCATTATTTGAAGAAACTCCACCTGGCATGGAAAATCCATACAGATCTATTTGTATGTATCTTGTGTCCGACTCCAGTGCAATGACATCAGAAAATCTCTTGACAGAGATGATAGTGGATTCACAAAGTATTTCAGTGGACACATCGGATACAAACAGCCCAAAGGATCTTGATAGTAATACACACTACTTTCCTTCATCAGCAGCCTGGGACAGAGAGGAAAATACTCCAAATTTTATGCCAGTCAATTCGGAGAAAATGGAAGATTGTTCAATGAAAAAG GAACCAGCAGTATTAGGATTGATCCATGCTGAGCTAAACAGCCCTTGCAAAGGAGAGATAAATTTGAATGCCGGGAGATCTTTAGAGGAATCTGTGTTGCAGGAGCTTGAAGTTGCTATGGCACAG TTGACCAAGAGCACACGTATTTGCTTTCGAGATTCCTTTTACCGCCTTGCCAAGAGCTCAGAACAACCACATGCAGTAAGTCAGACTCAGAGTGGAGAGAATTCCATCGAAAAACACTCTATGTCACCAGTTCCTCACAGAACATCCAG GTTCCAAAAGGTGAATGGTACAGACTATCAGACTAACACCATTGATAGGACCATTGAGAAGCTCATGTATGATAAGCTGGACTGTGACACAACTGATCTTTCTTCTGATGCATCAGTAGACTTAAGCAAGGAAACTGTCATgatggaagcatcaacaagcTATTGCTTTAATTGGACACTAATCTCTCCATCTCCTCGTTGCTCAGTGCTACCACAAGATGCTTACACTTCGACCTTTGGTGGAGAGAACAAGACAATGATCGATTTTTATTGA
- the LOC122061396 gene encoding uncharacterized protein LOC122061396 isoform X1, whose product MDGYVGVESDNFSVSKRQKSSLRFPSSPDYFLHWGVANSEDFESPNEYCIGAANLTSEELKVEVETSIRGESSTESSWCEEFPFVDCRQMNPEASLDRTKHLGDQPDYQLDGIGGIDQTDDIFLRSLFEETPPGMENPYRSICMYLVSDSSAMTSENLLTEMIVDSQSISVDTSDTNSPKDLDSNTHYFPSSAAWDREENTPNFMPVNSEKMEDCSMKKEPAVLGLIHAELNSPCKGEINLNAGRSLEESVLQELEVAMAQVKLTKSTRICFRDSFYRLAKSSEQPHAVSQTQSGENSIEKHSMSPVPHRTSRFQKVNGTDYQTNTIDRTIEKLMYDKLDCDTTDLSSDASVDLSKETVMMEASTSYCFNWTLISPSPRCSVLPQDAYTSTFGGENKTMIDFY is encoded by the exons ATGGATGGCTATGTTGGAGTAGAATCTGataatttttctgtttcaaaacGTCAAAAATCATCACTTAGATTTCCATCATCACCGGACTATTTTTTGCATTGGGGAGTTGCAAATTCAGAAGATTTTGAGTCCCCGAATGAGTACTGCATTGGTGCAGCAAATTTGACAAGCGAAGAACTTAAAGTTGAGGTTGAAACCTCCATTCGTGGAGAGTCATCCACTGAGTCAAGTTGGTGTGAAGAGTTTCCCTTTGTTGATTGCAGACAAATGAATCCAGAAGCTTCTCTAGACAGGACCAAACATTTAGGCGATCAGCCAGATTACCAGCTTGATGGAATTGGCGGGATAGATCAGACAGATGACATTTTCTT AAGATCATTATTTGAAGAAACTCCACCTGGCATGGAAAATCCATACAGATCTATTTGTATGTATCTTGTGTCCGACTCCAGTGCAATGACATCAGAAAATCTCTTGACAGAGATGATAGTGGATTCACAAAGTATTTCAGTGGACACATCGGATACAAACAGCCCAAAGGATCTTGATAGTAATACACACTACTTTCCTTCATCAGCAGCCTGGGACAGAGAGGAAAATACTCCAAATTTTATGCCAGTCAATTCGGAGAAAATGGAAGATTGTTCAATGAAAAAG GAACCAGCAGTATTAGGATTGATCCATGCTGAGCTAAACAGCCCTTGCAAAGGAGAGATAAATTTGAATGCCGGGAGATCTTTAGAGGAATCTGTGTTGCAGGAGCTTGAAGTTGCTATGGCACAGGTTAAA TTGACCAAGAGCACACGTATTTGCTTTCGAGATTCCTTTTACCGCCTTGCCAAGAGCTCAGAACAACCACATGCAGTAAGTCAGACTCAGAGTGGAGAGAATTCCATCGAAAAACACTCTATGTCACCAGTTCCTCACAGAACATCCAG GTTCCAAAAGGTGAATGGTACAGACTATCAGACTAACACCATTGATAGGACCATTGAGAAGCTCATGTATGATAAGCTGGACTGTGACACAACTGATCTTTCTTCTGATGCATCAGTAGACTTAAGCAAGGAAACTGTCATgatggaagcatcaacaagcTATTGCTTTAATTGGACACTAATCTCTCCATCTCCTCGTTGCTCAGTGCTACCACAAGATGCTTACACTTCGACCTTTGGTGGAGAGAACAAGACAATGATCGATTTTTATTGA
- the LOC122061396 gene encoding protein LNK3-like isoform X2 gives MDGYVGVESDNFSVSKRQKSSLRFPSSPDYFLHWGVANSEDFESPNEYCIGAANLTSEELKVEVETSIRGESSTESSWCEEFPFVDCRQMNPEASLDRTKHLGDQPDYQLDGIGGIDQTDDIFLSLFEETPPGMENPYRSICMYLVSDSSAMTSENLLTEMIVDSQSISVDTSDTNSPKDLDSNTHYFPSSAAWDREENTPNFMPVNSEKMEDCSMKKEPAVLGLIHAELNSPCKGEINLNAGRSLEESVLQELEVAMAQVKLTKSTRICFRDSFYRLAKSSEQPHAVSQTQSGENSIEKHSMSPVPHRTSRFQKVNGTDYQTNTIDRTIEKLMYDKLDCDTTDLSSDASVDLSKETVMMEASTSYCFNWTLISPSPRCSVLPQDAYTSTFGGENKTMIDFY, from the exons ATGGATGGCTATGTTGGAGTAGAATCTGataatttttctgtttcaaaacGTCAAAAATCATCACTTAGATTTCCATCATCACCGGACTATTTTTTGCATTGGGGAGTTGCAAATTCAGAAGATTTTGAGTCCCCGAATGAGTACTGCATTGGTGCAGCAAATTTGACAAGCGAAGAACTTAAAGTTGAGGTTGAAACCTCCATTCGTGGAGAGTCATCCACTGAGTCAAGTTGGTGTGAAGAGTTTCCCTTTGTTGATTGCAGACAAATGAATCCAGAAGCTTCTCTAGACAGGACCAAACATTTAGGCGATCAGCCAGATTACCAGCTTGATGGAATTGGCGGGATAGATCAGACAGATGACATTTTCTT ATCATTATTTGAAGAAACTCCACCTGGCATGGAAAATCCATACAGATCTATTTGTATGTATCTTGTGTCCGACTCCAGTGCAATGACATCAGAAAATCTCTTGACAGAGATGATAGTGGATTCACAAAGTATTTCAGTGGACACATCGGATACAAACAGCCCAAAGGATCTTGATAGTAATACACACTACTTTCCTTCATCAGCAGCCTGGGACAGAGAGGAAAATACTCCAAATTTTATGCCAGTCAATTCGGAGAAAATGGAAGATTGTTCAATGAAAAAG GAACCAGCAGTATTAGGATTGATCCATGCTGAGCTAAACAGCCCTTGCAAAGGAGAGATAAATTTGAATGCCGGGAGATCTTTAGAGGAATCTGTGTTGCAGGAGCTTGAAGTTGCTATGGCACAGGTTAAA TTGACCAAGAGCACACGTATTTGCTTTCGAGATTCCTTTTACCGCCTTGCCAAGAGCTCAGAACAACCACATGCAGTAAGTCAGACTCAGAGTGGAGAGAATTCCATCGAAAAACACTCTATGTCACCAGTTCCTCACAGAACATCCAG GTTCCAAAAGGTGAATGGTACAGACTATCAGACTAACACCATTGATAGGACCATTGAGAAGCTCATGTATGATAAGCTGGACTGTGACACAACTGATCTTTCTTCTGATGCATCAGTAGACTTAAGCAAGGAAACTGTCATgatggaagcatcaacaagcTATTGCTTTAATTGGACACTAATCTCTCCATCTCCTCGTTGCTCAGTGCTACCACAAGATGCTTACACTTCGACCTTTGGTGGAGAGAACAAGACAATGATCGATTTTTATTGA